One Hyphomicrobiales bacterium genomic window carries:
- a CDS encoding glycoside hydrolase family 3 protein — translation MPKPPRRHVRIGLPVVLTLAAIVLSAPLPVRAEKSEFLPPRTAAALSDPATNAPVYENRMGPVAPPVRKPAAPPARTVARITPAPVTTPAVPTPTPLATPDTSLSKAVASMIMVGFRGRTENAPGVRRLASAIADGKVGGVILMGHNIAPSDELAALTARLHAAAGDGTLLIAVDQEGGEVQRLAPAAGYRRYPSAAAVAARTKPEDAETVYARLARGLASHGINFNLGPVVDLARNRRNPIIAARRRSYGAAPDRVTAYAAAFVRAHRSAGVATSLKHFPGHGSSWTDSHEQLVDLTDSWHEEELEPYRALIAAGLVDSVMIGHLYHPEFATEGRQPASLSARAIEGRLRQDLGFSGVVITDDLEMAAIRRSRTLDESVLAAIEAGADIVLASNGSTNDPRLGERLHALIMRALASGRLSAARIEASARRIARLKERLAARALAAAR, via the coding sequence CACGTGCGCATCGGATTGCCGGTCGTGCTGACCCTGGCGGCCATCGTCCTTTCCGCGCCTCTGCCCGTTCGCGCCGAAAAGTCCGAGTTCTTGCCACCTCGGACCGCCGCCGCCCTCTCCGACCCCGCGACCAACGCGCCCGTTTACGAAAACCGAATGGGACCGGTCGCCCCGCCCGTACGCAAACCAGCCGCGCCGCCCGCCAGAACGGTCGCACGCATCACGCCGGCACCGGTCACGACACCTGCCGTCCCGACACCGACACCTCTCGCCACGCCCGACACATCGCTCTCGAAGGCCGTCGCCAGTATGATCATGGTCGGCTTTCGTGGCCGTACTGAGAACGCGCCGGGCGTGCGCCGCCTTGCCTCGGCCATTGCCGACGGCAAGGTGGGCGGCGTCATCCTGATGGGCCACAACATCGCCCCGAGCGACGAACTCGCCGCCCTGACGGCGCGTTTGCATGCGGCCGCCGGTGATGGAACGTTGCTGATCGCGGTCGATCAGGAGGGCGGTGAGGTGCAGCGACTGGCACCGGCTGCGGGCTATCGCCGCTATCCCTCGGCCGCCGCCGTCGCCGCGCGCACCAAGCCCGAGGACGCCGAGACGGTCTATGCACGCCTTGCACGCGGCCTCGCCAGCCACGGCATCAACTTCAACCTCGGCCCCGTGGTCGACCTCGCCCGCAACCGGCGCAACCCCATCATCGCGGCTCGCAGGCGCAGCTACGGCGCCGCCCCCGATCGCGTCACCGCCTATGCCGCCGCCTTCGTGCGCGCCCACCGCTCCGCGGGCGTTGCGACCTCACTCAAGCATTTCCCTGGACACGGCTCGAGTTGGACGGACAGCCACGAGCAACTCGTCGACCTCACGGACAGCTGGCACGAGGAGGAACTCGAGCCCTACCGCGCGCTCATCGCCGCCGGCCTCGTCGACAGCGTGATGATCGGCCATCTCTATCATCCGGAGTTCGCGACCGAGGGCCGCCAGCCGGCATCGCTCTCGGCGCGCGCGATCGAGGGCCGGCTGCGCCAGGACCTCGGCTTTTCCGGCGTGGTGATCACCGATGACCTCGAGATGGCGGCGATCCGCCGTTCGCGCACGCTGGACGAGAGCGTGCTCGCCGCCATCGAAGCCGGGGCCGACATCGTGCTCGCTTCGAACGGCTCGACCAACGACCCCAGGCTCGGCGAGCGGCTCCATGCCCTCATCATGCGGGCACTCGCCAGCGGACGACTGAGCGCTGCCCGCATCGAGGCCTCGGCCCGTCGCATCGCCCGGCTGAAGGAGCGGCTCGCCGCGCGCGCCCTCGCGGCTGCCCGCTGA
- a CDS encoding NAD(P)H-hydrate dehydratase, whose translation MMAIERLDHLVLTVASIEATVAFYEHAIGMRAEVFGAGRRALTFGAGRTRQKINLHAADRTFEPKADRPTPGSGDLCFVVDDLAAAMARLEAAGVAIIEGPVARTGAAGPIRSVYCRDPDGNLIELSQYPDAGDGALVERRPGETANELLTPGEMAAADRATIAGGTSGYDLMLKAGAAVAALARLHVMPGGRIVVLAGPGNNGGDGFVAAARLAEAGYQVSVHLLGERSALVGDAARAASDWSGRVVPIAAGDADRMRPPEADLYIDALFGAGLTRDLAPGLVGLADAIAATGVPVIAVDVPSGLDGETGRVRGGAFRATATATFFRLKPGHLLMPGRALCGRVHCFDISIAGDVLAAIGPRVWRNGPELWRHVLPPPRSEAHKYARGHAVVVSGGALSTGAARLAAAGAARLAGLVTVASPPDAAFVNAAHLTGIMVRKVAGWAGLADMLADRRLNAVLVGPGAGVGAETRGMVAAALAAGPAAVLDADALTSHAANLEALTRAIRSTGTGPVVLTPHAGEFSRLWPEIAAEADMGRLEQARAAARQCGAVVVLKGPDTVVAAPDGRASIADNAPPWLATAGSGDVLAGLVLGLLANGLPAFEAASAAVWLHGEAGARLGPGLIADELAGALPAVLAGLWE comes from the coding sequence ATGATGGCAATCGAACGCCTGGACCACCTCGTGCTCACGGTGGCCTCCATCGAAGCGACGGTGGCGTTCTACGAGCACGCCATCGGCATGCGCGCGGAAGTCTTCGGCGCGGGGCGCCGCGCACTCACCTTCGGGGCCGGCCGGACACGCCAGAAGATCAACCTGCATGCCGCGGACCGCACGTTCGAGCCCAAGGCCGATCGGCCGACCCCGGGCTCGGGCGATCTCTGCTTCGTGGTTGACGACCTCGCGGCGGCCATGGCCCGTCTCGAGGCCGCTGGCGTGGCGATCATCGAAGGGCCGGTCGCACGCACCGGTGCGGCGGGGCCGATCCGCTCGGTTTATTGTCGCGATCCGGACGGCAATCTGATCGAGCTTTCACAGTATCCGGATGCGGGCGATGGAGCGCTCGTCGAGCGCCGCCCCGGCGAGACGGCCAACGAACTGCTGACCCCGGGCGAAATGGCGGCGGCGGACCGCGCGACGATCGCGGGCGGCACGTCGGGTTACGATCTCATGCTGAAGGCGGGCGCGGCGGTCGCGGCGCTCGCGCGCCTCCATGTCATGCCCGGCGGGCGGATCGTGGTGCTCGCCGGGCCCGGCAACAACGGCGGCGACGGCTTCGTAGCGGCCGCGAGGCTCGCGGAGGCGGGCTACCAGGTGTCGGTGCATCTGCTCGGCGAGCGATCGGCGCTCGTCGGGGATGCGGCGCGGGCAGCGAGTGACTGGAGCGGGCGGGTCGTTCCGATCGCGGCCGGGGATGCCGATCGCATGAGACCGCCGGAAGCCGACCTCTACATCGATGCCCTCTTCGGCGCCGGTCTCACGCGTGATCTTGCGCCGGGGCTCGTCGGGCTCGCCGATGCCATTGCCGCGACCGGGGTGCCGGTCATCGCGGTCGATGTGCCGAGTGGGCTCGACGGTGAGACAGGCCGCGTGCGTGGCGGCGCTTTCCGCGCGACGGCGACAGCGACGTTCTTTCGCCTGAAGCCGGGCCATCTGCTGATGCCGGGACGTGCCCTCTGCGGGCGGGTGCACTGCTTCGACATCTCCATTGCGGGCGACGTTCTGGCGGCGATCGGCCCACGGGTTTGGCGCAATGGGCCGGAGCTCTGGCGGCACGTTCTGCCCCCACCGCGCTCGGAGGCGCACAAATATGCGCGCGGCCATGCGGTCGTCGTCTCGGGTGGCGCGCTCTCGACGGGGGCGGCGCGTCTTGCTGCCGCCGGCGCCGCCCGGCTCGCCGGTCTCGTGACCGTCGCGAGCCCCCCGGATGCGGCCTTCGTCAACGCCGCGCACCTCACGGGCATCATGGTGCGCAAGGTGGCCGGCTGGGCCGGGCTGGCAGACATGCTCGCCGACCGCCGCCTCAATGCGGTGCTGGTCGGCCCTGGCGCCGGGGTCGGGGCCGAGACCCGCGGGATGGTGGCCGCCGCGCTCGCTGCAGGGCCCGCCGCCGTCCTCGATGCCGATGCCCTCACCAGTCACGCGGCGAACCTCGAAGCTCTCACACGCGCCATCCGCTCGACGGGCACCGGACCCGTGGTTCTGACGCCGCATGCCGGCGAGTTCTCCCGGCTCTGGCCCGAGATCGCGGCCGAGGCCGACATGGGCCGCCTGGAGCAGGCCCGCGCGGCGGCCCGCCAGTGCGGTGCGGTGGTCGTACTGAAAGGACCCGATACCGTCGTTGCGGCGCCGGACGGGCGCGCGTCGATCGCCGACAATGCTCCGCCGTGGCTCGCGACGGCGGGAAGCGGGGACGTGCTCGCCGGCCTCGTGCTCGGGTTGCTCGCGAACGGGTTGCCGGCGTTCGAGGCGGCCTCGGCGGCGGTCTGGCTGCACGGGGAGGCGGGAGCGCGGCTCGGTCCGGGGCTCATCGCCGATGAACTCGCCGGGGCACTGCCGGCGGTCCTCGCGGGTCTCTGGGAGTGA
- the phnE gene encoding phosphonate ABC transporter, permease protein PhnE, whose translation MPSNMPSRFERLSAMQFVLLVAVLALVVSSIAEVAPSLERLSTSAPRVTRLLDRMWPPDLDPAFLSRMALRLVETLQIALAGTVIGVTLSFPLAWLSAKGLSPLGPFRFVPRVLISLFRTVPDLVWALVFVVAVGLGAVAGTLTIVVDTIGFCGRFFAEAMEDADKRPQEALEAIGARRIDVLFASVVPDALPSFINTALFALEKAVRSSVVLGLVGAGGIGQELTAAFELFQYPKAATIMIAIFAVVLLMEQLTDWLRRRIG comes from the coding sequence ATGCCGTCGAACATGCCGTCACGGTTCGAACGGCTCTCGGCCATGCAGTTCGTCCTCCTCGTTGCGGTTCTAGCTCTCGTTGTCTCCTCCATCGCCGAGGTCGCACCCTCCCTCGAGCGGCTCTCGACGAGCGCACCGCGCGTCACCCGTCTCCTCGATCGCATGTGGCCGCCGGACCTCGATCCCGCATTCCTCTCCCGCATGGCGCTGCGCCTCGTCGAAACGCTCCAGATCGCACTCGCCGGAACGGTGATCGGCGTCACCCTGAGCTTTCCGCTCGCCTGGCTGTCGGCCAAGGGCCTTTCCCCTCTCGGTCCTTTCCGCTTCGTCCCCCGCGTGCTGATTTCCCTTTTTCGCACCGTACCCGATCTCGTCTGGGCACTCGTCTTCGTGGTCGCCGTCGGGCTCGGGGCCGTCGCCGGAACTCTCACCATCGTCGTCGACACCATCGGCTTTTGCGGACGCTTCTTTGCCGAGGCGATGGAGGATGCCGACAAGCGTCCCCAGGAGGCACTCGAGGCCATCGGTGCACGCCGCATCGACGTGCTGTTTGCGAGCGTCGTGCCTGACGCCCTCCCCTCCTTCATCAACACGGCGCTCTTTGCCCTCGAGAAGGCCGTGCGCTCCTCGGTCGTTCTGGGGCTGGTCGGCGCGGGTGGGATCGGCCAGGAACTGACCGCCGCATTCGAACTCTTCCAGTACCCAAAGGCCGCGACGATCATGATCGCGATTTTCGCCGTTGTGTTGCTGATGGAACAACTGACAGACTGGTTGCGCCGCCGCATCGGTTGA
- a CDS encoding PhnD/SsuA/transferrin family substrate-binding protein — translation MALAAMTAIAVVTGQSVAQAMDKITLAVTDIEGLEALQTEFGPFRDALASATGLEVEFFPVSSRTAAVEGMTAGQADFVLTGPAEYVVIRELTKSRIVVGWQRPDYYGQIVVMAKGPIRSPEDLRGKTVAFGSIGSTSQQLGPAQSLADLGLAYNVDYTAQIIKRNVAVEALIRGDIAGVGMNRTHLEKVREAYPDEAFSVIARGRDLPNDLLVARAEVPEEIVEKVRKAFVEQGPALMAAVLQGDDNKKYTGGTFITDLADRDYD, via the coding sequence ATGGCGCTCGCCGCCATGACCGCGATCGCGGTTGTCACCGGACAGTCGGTGGCGCAGGCCATGGACAAAATTACCCTGGCCGTCACGGACATCGAGGGCCTCGAGGCCCTGCAGACGGAATTCGGACCCTTCCGTGACGCGCTCGCGAGCGCCACTGGCCTCGAGGTGGAATTTTTTCCGGTCTCCAGCCGCACCGCAGCCGTCGAGGGGATGACCGCCGGCCAGGCGGATTTCGTTCTCACCGGCCCGGCCGAATACGTCGTGATCCGTGAACTCACCAAGTCGCGCATCGTGGTAGGCTGGCAGCGCCCCGACTACTACGGTCAGATCGTCGTCATGGCGAAAGGCCCGATCCGCTCACCCGAGGACTTGCGCGGCAAGACGGTCGCATTCGGTTCCATCGGCTCGACCTCCCAGCAGCTCGGGCCAGCCCAGTCGCTCGCCGACCTCGGCCTCGCGTACAACGTCGACTACACCGCCCAGATCATCAAGCGCAACGTCGCCGTCGAGGCTCTCATTCGGGGAGACATCGCGGGCGTCGGCATGAACAGGACGCATCTCGAGAAGGTCCGCGAGGCCTATCCCGACGAGGCCTTTTCGGTCATCGCCCGCGGTCGCGATCTGCCGAACGATCTCCTCGTTGCACGCGCCGAAGTGCCGGAGGAAATCGTCGAGAAGGTGCGCAAGGCCTTCGTCGAGCAGGGCCCCGCGCTGATGGCCGCGGTGCTCCAGGGGGACGATAACAAGAAGTACACCGGCGGCACGTTCATCACCGATCTCGCGGATCGCGACTACGACTAA
- a CDS encoding P-II family nitrogen regulator (indirectly regulates nitrogen metabolism; at high nitrogen levels P-II prevents the phosphorylation of NR-I, the transcriptional activator of the glutamine synthetase gene (glnA); at low nitrogen levels P-II is uridylylated to form PII-UMP and interacts with an adenylyltransferase (GlnE) that activates GlnA) translates to MKKIEAIIKPFKLDEVKEALQEIGLQGITVTEAKGFGRQKGHTELYRGAEYVVDFLPKVKVEVVLADEMVEKAIEAIKGAAQTGRIGDGKIFILNVEDAIRIRTGETGNDAI, encoded by the coding sequence ATGAAGAAGATCGAGGCGATCATTAAGCCTTTCAAGCTCGACGAGGTGAAGGAGGCGCTCCAGGAGATCGGCCTGCAGGGCATCACCGTGACCGAGGCCAAGGGTTTCGGCCGCCAGAAGGGCCATACCGAGCTCTACCGGGGCGCTGAGTACGTGGTGGATTTCCTTCCCAAGGTGAAAGTCGAGGTTGTCCTCGCCGACGAGATGGTGGAGAAGGCCATCGAGGCGATCAAGGGCGCCGCCCAGACCGGCCGTATCGGCGATGGCAAGATCTTCATCCTGAACGTCGAGGACGCAATCCGCATCAGGACGGGCGAGACGGGCAACGACGCGATCTGA
- a CDS encoding tartrate dehydrogenase encodes MTTYRIATIAGDGIGNEVVPEGIRVMEAVAARHGFSLAWDEFDWSCERFHRTGAMMPADGLEQIRGHDAIFLGAVGYPGVPDHVSLWGLLIPIRRTFQQYINLRPVRLFEGLASPLAGRKPGDIDYVIVRENNEGEYSSIGGRMYEGTEYEAAIQQAVFTRRGCDRVMRYAFELAMKRPRREVVSATKSNGISISMPYWDERFAAMAKRYPDIKTSQFHIDILTAHLVRNPHWFDVIVGSNLFGDILSDLGPATTGTIAIAPGGNINPEREFPSMFEPVHGSAPDIAGKGIANPIGQIWSGAMMLEHLGQQAAATAIVGAIETVIRERIALTPDMGGKATTGELGRAIAEAASAA; translated from the coding sequence ATGACGACATACAGGATCGCGACGATCGCCGGGGACGGCATCGGCAACGAGGTGGTGCCGGAGGGCATCCGGGTTATGGAGGCGGTCGCCGCGCGGCACGGGTTTTCGCTTGCATGGGATGAATTCGATTGGAGCTGCGAGCGGTTCCACCGGACGGGCGCGATGATGCCGGCGGACGGTCTCGAGCAGATCCGCGGCCACGACGCCATCTTCCTCGGCGCCGTCGGCTATCCGGGCGTGCCGGACCACGTCTCGCTCTGGGGGCTCCTCATTCCGATACGCCGCACCTTCCAGCAGTACATCAATCTGCGGCCGGTGCGCCTATTCGAGGGGCTCGCCTCGCCTCTCGCCGGACGCAAACCGGGCGACATCGACTACGTGATCGTGCGCGAGAACAACGAGGGGGAATATTCCTCGATCGGTGGACGGATGTACGAGGGAACGGAATACGAGGCGGCGATCCAGCAGGCGGTGTTCACGCGGCGCGGCTGCGACAGGGTGATGCGCTATGCCTTCGAGCTGGCCATGAAGCGGCCACGACGGGAGGTGGTCTCGGCGACCAAGTCGAACGGCATCTCGATCTCGATGCCCTACTGGGACGAGCGCTTCGCGGCGATGGCAAAGCGCTATCCCGACATCAAGACGAGCCAGTTCCACATCGACATCCTCACCGCGCATCTGGTGCGCAATCCCCATTGGTTCGACGTCATCGTCGGATCGAACCTCTTCGGCGACATCCTCTCCGATCTCGGGCCGGCGACGACGGGGACGATCGCGATCGCGCCAGGCGGCAACATCAATCCGGAGCGTGAATTTCCCTCCATGTTCGAGCCGGTGCACGGCTCGGCGCCGGACATCGCTGGCAAGGGGATCGCAAATCCGATCGGTCAGATCTGGTCGGGCGCGATGATGCTGGAGCATCTCGGACAGCAGGCGGCGGCGACCGCGATCGTCGGGGCCATCGAGACGGTCATCCGCGAGCGCATCGCGCTGACGCCGGACATGGGGGGCAAGGCGACGACGGGCGAACTCGGCCGGGCGATCGCCGAGGCGGCGAGCGCGGCTTAG
- the glnA gene encoding type I glutamate--ammonia ligase — MDANELLKKLKDDNVAFVDMRFTDPRGKMHHVTQDISTIDESVFTDGIMFDGSSIAGWKDISQSDMALIPQPDTAHIDPFFADTTMAIFCNVVEPTTGEAYERDPRSTAERAAAYLRSTGIGDTAYFGPEAEFFIFDDVRFRVDTYNSSFRVDSSELPSNSDTEYEMGNLAHRPRIKGGYFPVPPVDSCQDMRSEMLTVMSEMGVVVEKHHHEVASAQHELGVKFGHMVTMADHMQIYKYVVHNVAHAWGKTATFMPKPVFGDNGSGMHVHQSIFKNGQPMFAGSQYADLSETALYYIGGILKHAKSLNAFTNPSTNSFKRLVPGYEAPVLLAYSSRNRSASCRIPFVASPKGKRVEVRFPDPTANPYLAFSAMLMAGLDGIVNKIHPGDAMDKNLYDLPPEELQEIPTVCRTLREACESVDADREYLKAGNVFTDDQIDGYIELKMEECERYEMSPHPIEYDMYYSA, encoded by the coding sequence ATGGATGCCAACGAACTTCTCAAGAAGCTGAAGGACGACAACGTCGCCTTCGTCGACATGCGTTTCACCGATCCGCGTGGCAAGATGCACCACGTGACGCAGGACATCTCGACCATCGACGAGAGCGTGTTCACGGACGGCATCATGTTCGATGGCTCGTCCATCGCTGGCTGGAAGGACATCTCGCAGTCGGACATGGCGCTCATTCCCCAGCCGGACACCGCTCACATCGACCCCTTCTTTGCCGACACCACCATGGCGATCTTCTGCAACGTGGTGGAGCCGACGACGGGCGAGGCCTATGAGCGCGACCCGCGCAGCACGGCAGAGCGCGCCGCGGCCTACCTGCGCTCGACCGGCATCGGCGACACCGCATATTTCGGTCCCGAGGCCGAGTTCTTCATCTTCGACGACGTGCGCTTCCGCGTCGACACCTACAATTCCTCCTTCCGTGTCGACTCGAGCGAGTTGCCCTCCAACTCCGACACCGAATACGAGATGGGCAACCTTGCCCACCGCCCGCGCATCAAGGGTGGATATTTCCCGGTCCCGCCGGTCGACAGCTGCCAGGACATGCGCTCCGAGATGCTGACGGTGATGTCCGAGATGGGCGTCGTCGTCGAGAAGCACCACCACGAGGTCGCCTCCGCCCAGCATGAGCTCGGCGTCAAGTTCGGCCACATGGTCACGATGGCCGACCACATGCAGATCTACAAGTACGTGGTCCACAACGTGGCGCACGCCTGGGGCAAGACGGCGACTTTCATGCCCAAGCCCGTGTTCGGCGACAACGGCAGCGGCATGCACGTCCACCAGTCGATCTTCAAGAACGGTCAGCCAATGTTCGCCGGCTCGCAGTACGCCGATCTCTCGGAGACGGCGCTCTACTACATCGGCGGCATCCTGAAGCACGCCAAGTCGCTCAACGCCTTCACCAACCCCTCGACCAACTCCTTCAAGCGTCTGGTTCCGGGCTACGAGGCGCCGGTGCTGCTGGCATATTCCTCCAGGAACCGCTCGGCCTCGTGCCGCATCCCGTTCGTCGCCTCTCCGAAGGGCAAGCGCGTCGAAGTGCGCTTCCCCGACCCGACGGCGAACCCATACCTTGCATTTTCCGCCATGCTGATGGCGGGCCTCGACGGCATTGTGAACAAGATCCATCCGGGCGACGCGATGGACAAGAACCTCTACGATCTGCCGCCGGAGGAACTGCAGGAGATCCCGACCGTCTGCCGCACGCTGCGCGAAGCCTGCGAGAGCGTCGATGCGGACCGCGAGTATCTCAAGGCCGGCAACGTCTTCACCGACGACCAGATCGATGGCTACATCGAGCTGAAGATGGAGGAGTGCGAGCGCTACGAGATGTCGCCGCACCCGATCGAGTACGACATGTACTACTCGGCCTGA
- a CDS encoding alpha-D-ribose 1-methylphosphonate 5-triphosphate diphosphatase, producing the protein MVEEEFVLAGGRVLDAGGAFGEGDLAIGDGRILEHAGSRAKRIDARGMLVLPGIVDVHGDAFERDLMPRPGVDVAGPVALQAIDGALAANGITTAFHGLTVSWEPGLRGMGSAAAFMEALAATRPRLAVDHRVQLRWETFAMDAVPLVERWFATEPRPALAFNDHVTPIVPKLTVGQLPKLRLWAERAGVSSEDYIARVAAIWERRGEVEAGIRRMAALARDRGIVLLSHDERTREERAFYRDFGVAAVEFPMAEVVAREASGRGEDIILGAPNVMRGGSHNGALDATAAVLDGSCTVLASDYYYPSLLQAAARLAGRQGTDLASVWPLISTNAARAMRLGDRGRLAPGARADVVVLDWNGGENPAVRMTVAGGRIAYWRPWK; encoded by the coding sequence ATGGTCGAAGAGGAATTCGTGCTGGCGGGTGGTCGGGTCCTCGATGCAGGGGGGGCGTTCGGGGAGGGCGATCTGGCGATCGGTGACGGTCGCATCCTGGAACACGCCGGCTCACGGGCAAAGCGTATCGACGCGCGCGGCATGCTCGTCCTACCGGGCATCGTCGATGTGCATGGCGATGCCTTCGAGCGCGACCTGATGCCGAGGCCGGGCGTCGATGTCGCCGGGCCGGTCGCCCTGCAGGCGATCGATGGCGCGCTGGCGGCGAACGGCATCACCACGGCCTTCCATGGTCTGACCGTCAGCTGGGAGCCGGGGCTTCGAGGCATGGGGAGTGCCGCCGCGTTCATGGAGGCGCTGGCGGCGACGCGGCCGAGGCTGGCGGTCGACCACAGGGTGCAATTGCGCTGGGAGACGTTCGCTATGGATGCGGTGCCGCTCGTCGAGCGCTGGTTCGCGACGGAGCCGCGCCCCGCACTCGCGTTCAATGATCATGTCACCCCGATCGTTCCCAAGCTGACGGTGGGACAACTCCCCAAGCTGCGGCTCTGGGCCGAGCGCGCGGGCGTCTCCAGTGAGGACTATATCGCGCGCGTTGCCGCGATCTGGGAGCGCCGGGGGGAGGTGGAGGCGGGCATCCGGCGCATGGCCGCGTTGGCACGTGATCGGGGTATCGTTCTCCTTTCCCACGACGAGCGCACGCGCGAGGAGCGCGCGTTCTACCGCGACTTCGGAGTTGCGGCCGTCGAGTTTCCGATGGCCGAGGTCGTCGCACGCGAAGCTTCGGGCCGTGGGGAGGATATCATCCTCGGGGCGCCGAACGTCATGCGTGGCGGAAGCCACAATGGCGCTCTCGATGCCACCGCGGCGGTTCTCGACGGCTCCTGTACGGTGCTCGCCTCGGATTATTATTATCCGAGCCTGCTGCAGGCCGCGGCACGGCTGGCGGGGCGCCAAGGTACGGATTTGGCCTCGGTGTGGCCGCTCATCTCGACGAATGCGGCGCGTGCGATGCGGCTCGGCGATCGTGGCCGGCTGGCGCCCGGCGCCAGGGCCGATGTGGTCGTTCTGGATTGGAATGGAGGGGAGAACCCGGCCGTCCGGATGACGGTCGCGGGCGGGCGGATCGCGTACTGGCGGCCCTGGAAGTAA